AACCAAATACATTCTTAAAGTGCAAACTTGGACGTTGCTGcacaaactaattaaaaagaGGATTTGACTGACCCGAGTTTTACCTGAAACATTCATTAAGAAGCACCGAGCAGAAAAACCAATTCAAattagcacttatggctaatcatgcactaattaggcttaaaaaattcatcccACGATTTGTcccataattgtgtaattagtttttatttttatcaatatttaatgctttatttatgtgtcaaaaatttaatgtgatgtttttttaaaacttctgGGAAACTGAACAGTGCCGGCCATAGTCTTCCTTTGAGGTATAAAATGTGTCACCATCGCCATGTGTAAGGGCCAACCAATTAGATTTGGGGGtcaacattaaaaaaacacaagtaAAGTTGTAACAGCGATCATTCCATAGCACAAAACGCAAGCGTAGGGTATTCATCTTCGAGTGGGCTGACATATATACTTCTTTCGAGTGCATTCTCTCTTTGTACCGAACTCATCGAAGCTCCTTCCCAAAGTTGAGTCTCCCTTGAGCAAATTCTCAGAGACACCATATTCCTCTTCAGGTGATATCCTTCCACACGTGTGCTCATTATGCTCCTTGACCGGACCTTAAAATGGGAGCTACCGCTTCCCCGCTGCGGGAGTTCTGATCCTCTACGACGACACTACACAATTAACTATACATTTTAAAAGTGTTCTATAGCATATTTGGCATATTCAAAGATTCTGCCGTTTCGGTGTAGGCAGATCTACCATGTTGCGTAGGCGATTACACCGTCAATTTTGATATCCCTTGAAAAATATTCTGCACTGTATAGTAGCAGTGCAAAATGCAAAAGAACGCAAACATGTCTCCCCCATACATGTTTAGCACTCTAGCTTTCAAACTCGCATGTTCTGGTAATCGTACGTGTTACTCACTGTATTCCCGTGGGTACTTAACCGGCCGATCCCCGCGTGGCCGATCATCCCGTGGTTGATGTCAAGCGCAGCGGCACACATAATAAGTACGTCGTCATGTACGCGGTACGCCCTAATGTTGCAATGGTTTTGTGCAGCGGGAACCCGTTGTTCCTTGAGCCGTACTGGAGGCGGCACGCGGCGGCCAGCGCCGTGGTGTTCTCCGGGTGGCACCGCCTGAGCTACACCACCACCGACCTCTTCCAGTCCGTCGAGCTCGTTCGCCACATCCGCCAGCTGCACAGGGCCGTCGGCAACGCTGTCGTCGACGACAAGCACGTGGTCCTCGCGACCGGCTCCATGCAGCTGATCAACGCGCTGGTGTACGCGCTCTCCCCGGAAGGCAACGccgcctcaccgccggccagcgtcgtcgccaccgtgcCGTATTACCCGGTCCGTGCATGCTTCCAACACCATTTCACTTCTTGTTTATGCCTATATTcataagtaaaaatttaaatttttaacattaaatttaaagttgattttaagattttttaacaaaatttatttttcagtattagttcttagatcgataagaatatatatgtatataagttttatttataaattatttttaatctaccGTAAATGCAGGCGTACAAATCACAGACCGTCATGTTCGACGGCCGGGAGTACAGATGGGACGGGACAACCGCTGCGTGGGCAAACAACGGCTCGCGGAACCCCACCCGGGACTTCATCGAGTTCGTCACTTCGCCGAATAACCCCGACACCTCGTTGTGCAAACCCGTCCTGGCCGGCTCGTCGGCGATCGTCGACCACGCGTACTACTGGCCTCACCTGACGCACATCCCGGCGCCCGCCGACGAGGACGTCATGCTCTTCACCACGTCCAAGCTCTCCGGCCACGCCGGCAGCAGATTCGGGTACGCGGCCTCAGATCGATTAAGCCTGCCGTTGAAATCGACATGTGCACGGCGGGCGACGCAAAACTTACTCCATAGACGGTGCCGCGCGTTGCGCAGGTGGGCGCTGGTAAGGCACGAGAACGTGGCGAAAAGGGCCAATGACTACATGCAGCAGAGCACAATGGGCGCGTCCCGGGACACCCAGCTCCGGATACTGAAGATCCTCAAGGTAATCCTGGCCAACCTGCGCAGCAAGGAGGACATATTCGCTTTCGGCTACGCCGTGATGAGGAGCCGGTGGCGCAGGCTCAACGCCGTCGTGTCGCGGTCCACCCGGATCTCGCTGCAGAAGATGCGGCCCCAGTACTGCACTTACTTCAAGCGGACCAAAGAGCCATCCCCAGGTGACGAACACACTGTCTCTGCTCTGCAGCTCACGGCATTGAATTTGTCACCCAAACTCTTACTGTAACCAAATTCTTGACAAATTTGATGTCTCCCTGATGCAGCCTACGCGTGGGTGAAATGCGAGTGGGAGGAGGATGTCGACTGCTCCCAGACGCTGCTGGCCGCGGGAATCATCTCGCGGTCGGGCATTTCTAACGAGGCTGGCGGTCGCTACACACGGGTGAGCCTCCTCAAGACTGACGACGACTTCGACGTGCTCCTGGAGAGGATCACCGAATTTGTCGACGCCGAGAAGCGCAGCAGAGCTCCTGCAGGCTCCAGCTCCATGTGAAACTGACAATTCTGAAGGTcgcaatctacgtgtacgtaGTTGGCTTGGATGGCCACTACTGTGCCGGAATGATCAGCTGCTAGCTGATTGTTTCTAGGTAAGGTAATAATTATTAGACAGTATGGAAAATCAAGGCCGGAATGATCATCTACGCGTTGATTATTCGCTGTGCCATTCGACGAACAGGCCGGTTAATATACATTGGCGTGCCTTGAGTTATGTGGATATACACAAGCAATTAGGTGGACATTTTTATGTATTGCCGTGACGAATAAGTGACTATGTAAATATACATTTACAACTTAAGGCAAAGTCTACTCCCTCTATTACAACATtgaggtaccatatttttgaaATGTTGATACCTTCGTCTATTAGGTATCTAAAAGTACCAAAGTTTatactccatattttaatagatgatgtcgttgattttttatcacatgTTAGATCATttctcttattaaaaaaatatgcaaatatgtatTCTAAGCTATCATTCCAATCaccctaaaataaataataattacatatgttTTTGGATAAGACGAATCATCAAACTTATACTAAAACATCGATGATgtaatctattaaaatacggagcGAATACTAAATATTCGGCACCTCTTAAGAACTATGGAATTTGTCTTATAAGTTGTTacaagtcaaacatttttatgttgaaccaaatctatagaaaaatatactaacacCCACAACATCAAATAGTTTCatattaatttcatcattgaatatatttctatattatattaattttgtaatgAAAATGTTAGTTCcttcaatttttaatatttaacatcattaatttttaaatatttgtttaatcactcgtcttatttaactttttatgttaaatatgaaaaattgcaACTCACATTTAAAGctcctttaataataaaacaaaccacaaaatataatatttacataaaatatttgaaaaaatgaataatcaaatataaatataaaaatcaatagcttcaggctaaaaaaatggagggagtactgcaTTTTCTCTATTAGCTTggtaaaacctaaaattatttGGTTTAGAATGAAACATATGAAGTGTTGTACTCCTACTGGCGATCGACAATACTATATAGGTTAGCTGCGTAGGCGGTCGGTTAACTCAGTCAACTTGGCTGTTTCTGTGCAAACCATGTCGTCGTCTCGtccctccctccgtccctcGGGACCCCGGCCTGCTTTTTAACGGCTCAAGCAGATATACATGGAACACATGAgatgttttttaatatctcattcttttatatatatcatttaaatagttaatatattttaaaaataataatatggttCAATACGAGTTATACCAACACACAAACatacaatttcaaatttgatttcaGTAATTTGTAACAAAaggtttaaaataaaagtattatgCGGAAGTTCAAAGTTAAAtcagttatttttattataactcaTAGAAGTCgagatttacatatttttataactatttatatgatatataagaAATGAGTGAATATGTAACTCATAATGAAAATACTTTGCCTCTAACAAGGATCGAGAGATGGGGTGGAAGAGCAGTGACGaatccagaaaaaatattagaagggGCTAGACGAAAGAGaactaaaaacacatgaatgTTGATCTCTTCTTCTCGTCCTTATTCTATTcagtaatattaaaaattttattgagaGACTTTAATGAGGTAGATCGGGTAGGGGACGAAGCCTCCTCCCCCGGTGTTAAATCTGCGTCATGTGGAAGAGGTAAATGTGGACCATCAGCCAACGAACTAATGCTCGTTTTCTGGAAGCAAGCCAGACGGCCAAAATATCACGTATAACGCCAAAATATCCCAATCATTTTTCTTAGTTTAGCTACAACGTCAGACCTGGAACGCTGGAAGAATAtcgaaagaaaagaaaaggaaatcttacacaaacacatatattgtgaaaaaaatattgccaattctaaaactttataatcgtagcaaaccaaaccaaaccaaactaaCCGGACAATCGATATATCACGCACGATAGGTAGCGAAACACTTATTACCAAAGTGATCAACTAGCCAAGCACGGTGACTCGGTGAGCTCCTGGGAACCCAAACGTCTCACTTGCGTTGGGGCGCCATCTCAACAGCGTTGGGTCTGATTTCTCAAGCGCGGGCTGTATGGTGGTCATGGACACTCAGTTGTACAAAGAACACAGGTTTGGGTGTGttctcttctttcctttcatCGATTGTCAACTTACACTTTTTCATTTCTGCGCGTATGTTTTCTTACCGATTAATTGATACttttatgagaaaaaatatagaaaagtttctttaaaattcatagtaatctatttttaatttttttgttaatcgTTAATCAATCATGTAGGAATCATCACTCCGTTCCACGTGCAAAGGGAGCCAACccctaaaattaaaactaacaCAGACTAAACTGGAAATCATTTGGACTGGAAAGCAGCAATCCGGCCAATCGTTGGATTTTCTCCCGCAGTCTCAGTCTGACCTCGACCAGTGATTGTTtggtatattataaaaaatattaaatggtatatttacaaacgaaaataaatctaaacattaaAACAATGTTGCCACGTGATTAGATTTTACTAGCGTGTTGCAGTGTTTCGCCATGCCAGCAGCCAAAAAGTTCGAATGTCTAAACAAGTTTTGGGATagtttgttttaaataaaaaattagaaaaattcaaagaatagaaaaataattgaaagCAAAGATACCCAATCAAATGTTCAGACTCGGGGGAATCCAAGGGTGATCTTCtagttttttaagaaaaaaatcaaatggtatatttataaataaaaattttatatacgtgttattaGCGATGCAGAAgatactataaaaaataaactatgataaaaagtttaaaattaattttaaatttaaggttaagaTTTATTGATTTGCACGtataaaaaggagaaaaagaataaGGGTTAGGCAGCCAATTCTAAGAAGAATCTATATAAGAACACATTTGGACACAACTAGACGCCGATATAGCGCTTAGATCGGCGTCCGCCCAGTCGCTCACTGCTGCTACTACGTGAGCTGCGAGCCACATGCTGCATGCGTAGGATATTTATCCCCCCTCTCTATCTCTGTCTATCTCTCTCACCACTAGATGGAAAGCATGGCTAGTAGCCTAGTATTAAGTTTTATtacttgcatgcatggcttGAGTACTACTATTGatttcttgattttgtttatttcctTTACcttatatttacttttaaaaacaaaatcatccTGAaacttatttacaaaatatgttgttttatcGCACTGATTTTTTTAGCGTAGCAAGATAACTGCCATATCAACGAGACTAGCGTGGCAGAATTTTACCATGCTAGTCAGACCGATGTGACCAAAAACACAGTTATACCAACAGATTATGACGCGATGAAGTTATATTGTCATATCAAGTGGGATGACTTCTTCAAGTGTGCATATtttatcaataatattttggatactttatttttaaaataaatattaaaaagttcattcaattaaaaaaaatcaattgctTTACAGCC
This is a stretch of genomic DNA from Oryza brachyantha chromosome 1, ObraRS2, whole genome shotgun sequence. It encodes these proteins:
- the LOC102714135 gene encoding alliin lyase-like, yielding MGTGWRGSAGLGLQVLICSSLLLNAVLFAHHFLGVSPPPAERLGVGVGDGLSWALQAAREAEAVAAVDCSGHGSVFLDGVTGEDGKPGCECNTCFSGPDCSVRTPNCTADADSGNPLFLEPYWRRHAAASAVVFSGWHRLSYTTTDLFQSVELVRHIRQLHRAVGNAVVDDKHVVLATGSMQLINALVYALSPEGNAASPPASVVATVPYYPAYKSQTVMFDGREYRWDGTTAAWANNGSRNPTRDFIEFVTSPNNPDTSLCKPVLAGSSAIVDHAYYWPHLTHIPAPADEDVMLFTTSKLSGHAGSRFGWALVRHENVAKRANDYMQQSTMGASRDTQLRILKILKVILANLRSKEDIFAFGYAVMRSRWRRLNAVVSRSTRISLQKMRPQYCTYFKRTKEPSPAYAWVKCEWEEDVDCSQTLLAAGIISRSGISNEAGGRYTRVSLLKTDDDFDVLLERITEFVDAEKRSRAPAGSSSM